Proteins encoded in a region of the Candidatus Nitrosomarinus catalina genome:
- a CDS encoding AbrB/MazE/SpoVT family DNA-binding domain-containing protein: MSVQENEVLVKITSAGTISIPKQFRKFMDVQKGEYVKMILGKDRLIVRKVTIV, translated from the coding sequence ATGTCAGTACAGGAAAACGAAGTGTTAGTGAAAATAACATCTGCAGGTACTATTTCAATCCCAAAACAGTTTCGAAAATTTATGGATGTGCAAAAAGGAGAATATGTGAAAATGATTCTTGGTAAAGATAGATTAATTGTTAGAAAAGTAACTATTGTTTGA
- a CDS encoding winged helix DNA-binding protein: protein MLVEIPDPEVILGVILAFLIGLGGLYLFFKIRPFIKSSSDIDDPTQTERLEYYERQLIDMKIRLDALEIQGIDEKPVDPNLELKQFMQGLVENHESQKEVEVIKEPEIIVEKPVSVPNIPYIEHVSPTDYVLHLITNKAMTSRDIQITTKKSREHTSRLMKKLFESGLVERNTETKPYTYSITEKGKSKVEDIASNPTVV, encoded by the coding sequence ATGTTAGTAGAGATTCCTGATCCTGAAGTGATTTTAGGTGTGATTTTAGCATTTTTGATAGGTTTGGGTGGCTTGTATTTATTCTTCAAAATACGTCCATTCATAAAATCTAGTAGTGATATTGATGATCCTACTCAAACTGAGCGTTTAGAGTACTATGAAAGACAGTTAATTGATATGAAAATACGCCTGGATGCATTAGAAATTCAAGGAATTGATGAAAAGCCTGTTGATCCTAACCTGGAATTGAAACAATTCATGCAAGGATTAGTAGAAAATCATGAATCACAAAAAGAAGTTGAAGTGATTAAAGAGCCCGAAATTATTGTTGAAAAGCCTGTTTCTGTGCCTAATATTCCATATATTGAACATGTGAGCCCAACAGATTATGTGTTGCATCTTATCACAAACAAAGCTATGACATCACGTGACATACAAATCACAACAAAGAAGAGTAGAGAACATACTTCCAGATTAATGAAGAAATTATTTGAAAGTGGGTTGGTTGAAAGAAACACAGAAACAAAACCATATACTTATTCAATAACTGAAAAAGGAAAATCTAAAGTTGAAGATATTGCATCTAATCCAACTGTTGTGTAG